From the genome of Haloarcula taiwanensis:
CGCCGGTCTCGACGACGACTTCGCCGCGCAGGTCAGCATCGCCACGCACCTCTCCGTCGAGTCGCCGGTCCAGTTGCCCCAGTTTCCACTCGTTGGCCTCCAGTAGCTCCCAGGGCCGGCCCACGTCCAGCCAGCGGTCGACTTCGACGGCAGTGACCGTCGACTCCTCAATGACTCTCGCAAGGACATCTGTGATTTCGCGCTCCCCGCGGTCGCTGAGCGGCACGTCCAGCCAGTCCCGCGCTTGCGCCGGGAAGACGTACGCTCCGGCGTTCGCCAGGTCCGTCGGTGGGTCGTCGGGCTTCTCGACAATGCCGGTGACAGTGTCACCATCGGCCGACAGCACGCCGTAGCTCGTCGGATCGTCGACGCGGTACGCGGCGACCGACGGTGCGGCGTCAAAGAGGGCGTTCAGGCTCTCGGCGTCGTAGAGGTTGTCGCCGTTGAGAACTGCAAAGGGGCCGTCGAGGTGGGCCTTCGCGGCGGCCACTGCGTCGGCGGTCCCCAGTTGCTCCTCCTGAACGGCAAAGCTGACCGGGACGCCGCTGTACTCGTCGCCGAAGTACGAGCGGACCGCCTCGGCCTCGTAGCCGACGACGAAGATGAGTTCATCGGCCCCCGCCTGGATTGCCATGTCGGCGGTGTGTGCCACCAGCGGCCGGTCCGCGACCGGGAGCATCGGCTTCGGTGTGTGGTCTGTCAACGGCCGCATACGCGTCCCCTGGCCTGCCGCGAGTACGACTGCTTGCATGGTCGGTCCGTTGCTCGGGCCCGAAAAATACCTACCGCTGTTGACTCGTTCGGGAGGCGGATTATCGAGAAGTCACGCTGATTCGGTCGTGGAGAAAGCCCTATCTACACCTATTCCACGGCCTCGAACGTCCACTCTGCCCCGAATGGCGTCGTCCGGTAGTCCCACCGCCTGTCCGCGTCCGGTTCCGTCACCAGTTCGATAGTTCTGGTTTCCCCAGCAGGAATCCGCTGCGTGTAGGGGCCATCAGAGTCAATGTACCACGTATCTGCGGAATAGCCGGCAAATATACCTGGTTCATCTGGCGTCTTGAACTCGAAGATGGACTTGAACATCCCCGCACTGTCGCCCACGTTCTCGACCTCCATTTCGACTATCGCTTCATCGCCCGTGACGTCCTCCGGCGGAACATCGATGTTCGCCAGTTCGAATTCGGGGAAGCCACCGGGTGACTGAAGCGGGATTTCGACATCAGCGACTGCACTCCCTTCTGCGAGATTTATGCCGAACGCGAGGTCGTCAATCTTGGCCTTCGGGACAGCGTAAATCAGATGGCCGCTGTAGGTCTGCCCTGGATTGATGTTCTCCCCGGCTGCGTTCGTTCCGTCACGGCCTGCGGCCGACTCGCTCACGAAGCTCGACTCAGGAACGACAAAGTCGTCTTTCGACACTGTCTTCGCCTCGCCAGTTCCGTTCTCGAACGTCACGCTCAGAATCAGGAGGATATTATCTGAGACCGTTTCGCGAATGGCATGGACGGTGTTATCTCCCAAAGCCCGTTCGCCAGAGGGCAGTTCGTAGGCGATCATCTGTTCGTAGGACATATCAGACACTGTGGCCTGAACGCCGCTCGCAAGTTCGATGGTTTCCCCAGTACTCCCCCGCTTCGGGAGGACCGACACGGTTGACGTGACCGTATCGTCGACGGCGTAGAAGTCCGACGACGGTTCAAACGCCCAAGCACCGGCGTACTCGGCGTCGACACGATAGCTATGCGAGACTTCTTCGCCGGACGCCAGTCCGTCAGCGTTGACTGTGACTGTCTGTGGCTCAGTGTCAGCTGATTCTGAGTGGACGAACTCAATGGTTGCATCCCCGGAGATCGGCTCACCACCGACGTTGACGGCAGTCACGTCACCCTTGACCGTGTCACCGAACGCGACCTCTTTTGGCCCACTCACGGAGAGCAGTTTCAGCCGTGCCGGTGCCTCTTGATCTACTTCATACGTTGGTTCCGGCGTTGGTGTCGACTCACTGGTTCCGCCTCCGCCGTCTCCTCCGTCGCTCCCACTACATCCTGCAAGGCTGAGTGCAGCGATGCTGCTTCCGATCGTACTTACGTATGTTCGCCGTTTCATATACTACTGGCTTCATATACATATATAAATATGTGTTCTTTTATCCATATAATTGTCAGATATTAATACACAGAGCGGCGACACTGCGAAGCTCGGAGGTTGAATTCGCGGCTACGTACCGGCCGGTCAGAATATTGACGCGTCGAGTAGCGGGCACAGCAGTCGCTCACTGGTTTGCTTACGACAGTAATGTGCTCGGTCAGGGATTTGAACCCTGGTCCTCGGCTCGAAAGGCCAAGATGATTGGCCGGACTACACCAACCGAGCGTACTCATTCGTTCCGGGTGGACCAATTTAACCCCATCGAAATAGACGCTACCTGAGGATGCGTACCATTCCCAGAGACATCCAGATTGGGTGACAACTGTCGTCACACTTTATCGGTCAGACCGACTGTCCCACGATATGTCGGTCAGTTCGTTCGTCAAGAGCAACTTCTTGGCCGGGCTCGTTCTCGTTGGTCCGCTTGTGGCAACCATCGCTATCGTCCGCATCATCCTGGGCTGGGTCGGGGGGTTCCTCGACCCGCTCATCCGCGGGACGCGGCTGGCGGCGCTGACGGCGAACAACGTCTTGCTTGCCCAGTTGCTGACGCTCTCGGTTCTCGTCGCGCTCGTTACCGTTCTGGGCTATCTCGCCCAGCGAAGTATCGGCCAACAGCTCTTCGGGAAGACGGGCCAACTGGTCACGTTCGTCCCTGTTGTTCGGACCATCTACGGCAGTATTCGGCAGATGACCACCTCCGTGGTCAATCGGCAGTCGGACTTCGAGTCCGTCGTGTACGTGGAATACCCTCGGGAGGGTGTCTACCAGCTTGGGCTGAAAACAGGGACAAGCCCCGCAGATGTCTCCGAGGCAGCCGATGAACGCGCATCGAGCCTGTTCATTCCCGGAAGCCCTAACCCGACCCAGGGGATGCTCGTGATGGTTCCCGAAAGCCAGACCTACGAGTCCGACCTCAGCGTTCGGGCAGCCATCCGCCTGCTGATGACGACCGGCATGGCACAGTCCAACGACGCCATTCCACTCGACGACCCGAGGTCAGCAGCGGAGTGACCGACGCCGGGTAGGGCGGCGACGGCGCTGCCGGTCCCAGCAGCTTACTTCCCTTCGAAGTCCGGTTCTCCGTCGCCCATGAACGCGTTGATGCCCTCCATCACATCGTCGGTGCCGATGAGATGACCGAAAGCCTGTGATTCGACTTCGAGGCCGGCGTCGATGTCGTCGCGGCCGGCGAGCATCGCGCGCTTGGTGAGTTTCTGTGCGACCGGCGGGCCGGCGGCCATGTCCTTCGCCAGTTCGAGCGCGTGCTCGTGGAGGGCGTCGTTGTCGACGACCTCGTTGATGAAGCCGTATTCGGCCATCTCGTCGGCGTCGTAGCGGTCGCCCGTGAAGATAATCTCCTTGGCGCGGCCTTCGCCGACGATGCGGGCGAGGCGCTGTGTGCCGCCCCACCCCGGCAGGAGGCCGAGGTTGTGTTCGGGCTGGCCCAGTTCGGAGCGCTCCGAGGCCACGCGGAGGTCGGCACAGGTCGCCAGTTCCATCCCGCCGCCCAGCGCGTAGCCGTCGATCCCGGCGACGACCGGCATCGAGCATTCCTCAAGCTTCCCGAAGGTTTGCTGGCCCTTGCGGGAGAGTTCGATAGCGTCCAGCGGCGTCGCGTTCGAGGCCATCGCCTGGACGTCGGCCCCCGCGGAGAACGCCTTGTCGCCGGCCCCGGTCAGCAGGATAGCACGCACCTCGTCGTCTTCTTCGAGCAGGTCGACGGCGTCGGCGAGGTCGTCCATCAGCTCCGGGCTGACAGTGTTCATCCTGTGTGGGCGGTCGAGTTCGATGTGGCCGACCATCTCGCCGGGGTACTCGACGGTGACGTTGTCGAACTCTGCCGGCGCGTCGTCTTCACTGCCGTAGAAGCCACCGTCCTCTGCGGCCTCTCGGAGGCCGTCGGAGACGGCGTAGCGCTCCGCGCCGGTCTCCTCGTGGGTTTCTTCGAGTGTGTCGACGAGCGTCTCAAGACCGGTCTTGTCGGCGATTTTCGCGGGACCGTCCGGGAAGCCACCGCCGAGCTGGACAGCCTGGTCGATGTCCGCGACGGGGGCCACGTCGTTCTCGACGAGCTTCCCGACTTCGTTTGCCATCACGGCGATGAGGCGGTGCTCGACATCTTCGCGGCCGGCATCCGTCGGAATGTCGACGCCGCCGTTCTCGTAGTCGTAGAAGCCTTTCCCGGTCTTCTTCCCGAGTTCCTCGTTCTCGACTTTCTGTTCGAGTAGCGGACACGGGGCGTAGGGCTCGCCCAGCACTTCGTGCATATATTCGAGGACGTGGAGGCCGACATCGTTCCCCACCTGATCGGAGAGTTCGAACGACCCCATCGGCAGGCCCATGTCGAACTTCGTCGTCGAGTCGACCTCGGCGATGGTCGCCTCATCGCTGTGGACGAGCCACGCGGCCTCGTTCATCAGCGGGACGAGGATGCGGTTGACGATGAACCCCGGCGAGTCCTTGC
Proteins encoded in this window:
- a CDS encoding glucose-1-phosphate thymidylyltransferase; protein product: MQAVVLAAGQGTRMRPLTDHTPKPMLPVADRPLVAHTADMAIQAGADELIFVVGYEAEAVRSYFGDEYSGVPVSFAVQEEQLGTADAVAAAKAHLDGPFAVLNGDNLYDAESLNALFDAAPSVAAYRVDDPTSYGVLSADGDTVTGIVEKPDDPPTDLANAGAYVFPAQARDWLDVPLSDRGEREITDVLARVIEESTVTAVEVDRWLDVGRPWELLEANEWKLGQLDRRLDGEVRGDADLRGEVVVETGAVIEPGVVIEGPALVRSGAHVGPNAYVRGATLLGEDTHVGHGVELKNTVLMADSNVPHVSYVGDSVIGREVNFGAGTQVANLRHDGDPVQMTVKGDRVSTGRRKFGVVAGDGAKTAINTSLNAGVVLSTGATTTPGESVTRDR
- a CDS encoding 3-hydroxyacyl-CoA dehydrogenase, producing the protein MDFEDIDTIAVLGAGNMGHGITEVAALAGYDVRMRDIKDEFVEDGYDNIEWSLNKLAERDQLTQDEADAALDRVTPLVDVEEAVSDVDVVIEAVPEKMEIKKDVYTEVEEHAPEDAIFATNTSSLSITELSEVTERPEQFCGMHFFNPPVRMQLVEVISGAHSGDDTLDAIEALAEDFGKTPVRVRKDSPGFIVNRILVPLMNEAAWLVHSDEATIAEVDSTTKFDMGLPMGSFELSDQVGNDVGLHVLEYMHEVLGEPYAPCPLLEQKVENEELGKKTGKGFYDYENGGVDIPTDAGREDVEHRLIAVMANEVGKLVENDVAPVADIDQAVQLGGGFPDGPAKIADKTGLETLVDTLEETHEETGAERYAVSDGLREAAEDGGFYGSEDDAPAEFDNVTVEYPGEMVGHIELDRPHRMNTVSPELMDDLADAVDLLEEDDEVRAILLTGAGDKAFSAGADVQAMASNATPLDAIELSRKGQQTFGKLEECSMPVVAGIDGYALGGGMELATCADLRVASERSELGQPEHNLGLLPGWGGTQRLARIVGEGRAKEIIFTGDRYDADEMAEYGFINEVVDNDALHEHALELAKDMAAGPPVAQKLTKRAMLAGRDDIDAGLEVESQAFGHLIGTDDVMEGINAFMGDGEPDFEGK